In Fulvia fulva chromosome 8, complete sequence, the DNA window CCAGCTCTCCTAGCACTCGTCTGGATCGTCGAGCTCCGCGTCTCCCTCATTTGTCTACACGGCGGTCAGCAAAGGCCTGACAATAGAGGCAGGGTGACGATGCTTTCCGTCCAAAGCACGTTGCATCGCTCCAAGACGTCTCCCTGCCACGAAGTCCACGAAATCAGGGCGGGACGTACCTCCGGTTCTGGTGTTGGCAGCCCAGAGTCAACCTTCTCTCGCTCGTCTAAAGGTCCAGCAGCGCCCAAGTGTGGTCGTCCACTGTAGTGTATACCTTCCCGAGCCCCATCAGTTCGTCTCCCGCCTTCAAGACTTCGGTCATTTCCATCCCCGTCCGGGTCGCGATGTCCTGCGCATGGAGACCTTCGTTCGTCTGAGGCGACGTCTTCAGACATTGGTATACTCTCCGCGCAACGGGAGTTATGCCAGCAAGACCGGAGTCTCCACCATTTGTCATCTGTTGCTGTGCGCCGTAGCCGTTCTGCtgtgctgctgctgctgctccTCCGTTTGCCTGCAGTGCTTCAAGTGGACCCTTGGTGAAGTGAAGGTGGACTGCTGTTGCCTCAAGAAGATGATAGCTGATCTCGTTGTAATCTTGTACCGGGCGAATAATGTTGGCGCCAACGTGGCGCTTGTTGTTGAAGGCCTTGAGACGTCCCCAGACACGGGCGTAACCTTGCTCTTCTGGCTTCGGCTTTTGGTTGCGCGGGTCGTCCGGGTTCTCGATCGCTTCGGCGTCGATCCAGAGCTTGACTTCGATTGTGCCTGCAGTGATCATTAGCCATTGCTCTTGCCTCTTCTTCAAGCATCCATACCAGTCCCATCATCCAGCTTATAGGTGACGTTCGTAGTCTGTGTGCTGATGTTCCGTATTTGTCCCACGAATGTCACTTGTGTGCACTCGCTCTCATCAATCACAAAATGGTCTGCGCCTGGATGTGGGTGGTGGGCGTCGATGAGCTGCTTGATGGTCACGGGTCGCAAAGTGTCCTTGCCGTATGAGTTCTTCTTGGTGGCTGAGCCTTCACCTTGACTTCCGGGCATGAAGCCACCGCCATTCGCTCCTCCCTGCGCACCATACGATGTGGTGGAGTAGCCGTAGTCTATAGATATCAGCAAGAATCATCTGGCGTACAATGCAGCACCTACCCATGTCGCTAGTACCTGGCGTTTGTGTTGGCGGAGAGGTTTACTGTGGTCGCGATGAAGATTACGATTATCGAGTAGCCGGGGTGATGGAAGAGATGGGATTGATCAAACAATGCAACGAGGTCCAGAAGGTATTTTGTTCCAATGATGCAGCCTCTTTCGCGTCGCGAACGCGTAGAGTGGTTTGTGTCTTGCCCCGCCAGAGATCTGCTGCAGGGATCCAATTAGAATTTAACCTGAGCGAAGAACTCTAAAAAGCTTTGGGTCTCCAGGAAAAGTGCTTCGGCGCATGTGAAACTTGCTTCTCTCCCATATCGCCCATAGCGGCGTCTACAGCACCAAAATGGTTCGCGCAGCATCTCCAGCGCTGTCGGAGAATGAGTTTGACATATCGAAGT includes these proteins:
- a CDS encoding Replication factor A protein 2, giving the protein MDYGYSTTSYGAQGGANGGGFMPGSQGEGSATKKNSYGKDTLRPVTIKQLIDAHHPHPGADHFVIDESECTQVTFVGQIRNISTQTTNVTYKLDDGTGTIEVKLWIDAEAIENPDDPRNQKPKPEEQGYARVWGRLKAFNNKRHVGANIIRPVQDYNEISYHLLEATAVHLHFTKGPLEALQANGGAAAAAQQNGYGAQQQMTNGGDSGLAGITPVARRVYQCLKTSPQTNEGLHAQDIATRTGMEMTEVLKAGDELMGLGKVYTTVDDHTWALLDL